In Flammeovirgaceae bacterium, a single window of DNA contains:
- a CDS encoding UDP-2,3-diacylglucosamine diphosphatase — translation MKHEEIELPSDKKIYFASDFHLGVPNPKSSLERERKIIRWLDHIKKDAHSIYLLGDIFDFWFEYKHAIPKGFIRLQGKLAELRDGGLPIYFFTGNHDMWMFDYFPNELGIPVYREPIVLTVGNQKLLIGHGDGLGPGDVSYKILKKIFNSSLCQWLFARLHPNLGIGIARYWSRNSRISNLKKEEKFNGEDNEYLLSYCRGLEEHNHHDFYVFGHRHLPLDIKVAAHSTYVNLGEWVHHNTYGVYDGNSVELKTFEG, via the coding sequence ATGAAGCATGAGGAAATCGAACTGCCCTCCGACAAGAAGATATACTTTGCTTCTGACTTCCACCTGGGCGTGCCCAACCCAAAATCGAGCCTCGAGAGGGAAAGGAAAATCATTCGATGGCTGGACCACATCAAAAAAGACGCACACTCGATTTACCTCCTGGGGGATATTTTTGACTTTTGGTTTGAATACAAGCATGCCATACCAAAAGGCTTCATAAGGCTTCAGGGGAAACTGGCGGAGCTACGGGATGGCGGCTTGCCCATTTATTTTTTTACCGGCAACCACGATATGTGGATGTTCGATTATTTTCCCAATGAACTGGGCATTCCTGTCTACCGGGAGCCCATAGTGCTCACGGTTGGAAACCAAAAACTTCTGATCGGGCATGGGGACGGCCTGGGCCCGGGGGATGTTTCTTACAAAATCCTAAAAAAAATTTTCAACAGTTCCCTCTGCCAGTGGCTGTTCGCCCGCCTTCACCCCAATTTGGGCATAGGAATTGCGCGGTATTGGAGCAGGAACAGCAGGATATCCAATTTGAAGAAAGAGGAAAAATTCAATGGCGAGGACAATGAGTACCTCCTCTCCTATTGCCGCGGGCTGGAAGAACACAACCATCACGATTTTTATGTCTTTGGCCATCGGCATTTGCCCCTGGACATCAAGGTGGCGGCCCATAGCACTTATGTCAACCTGGGCGAATGGGTGCACCATAATACTTATGGTGTGTACGATGGAAATTCCGTTGAACTGAAAACATTTGAAGGGTGA
- the hflB gene encoding ATP-dependent zinc metalloprotease FtsH yields MADKKKDNLIPPRGPKGNYQLWIILALVAVILAVSYFNRSGDLIEIQSSKFEDIVQRRDAKSIVVIKNEDLVEITLKQEALQNSIYRNELESSSPFGVNPAGPHYKMRIGTIDQFANYYKEITAKIPKDDRIDLKYEERSDFTGMLLNWGFLFLLLFGFWMLMRRMTGGGGPGGQIFNIGKSKAALFDAENKVKITFEDVAGLEEAKEEVREIVEFLKNPGKFTKLGGKIPKGALLVGPPGTGKTLLAKAVAGEAAVPFFSLSGSDFVEMFVGVGAARVRDLFKQAKEKAPCIIFIDEIDAIGRSRGRGQMPGSNDERENTLNSLLVEMDGFATDSGVIILAATNRPDVLDTALLRPGRFDRQISIDKPDISGREQIFRVHLKPIKLAKEVDSKKLAAQTPGFAGAEIANVCNEAALIAARRDKKEVDMQDFQDAIDRVIGGLERKTKIISPEEKLIVAYHEAGHAVAGWFLEHADPLVKVSIVPRGAAALGYAQYLPKEQFLYQTEQLMDEMCMTFGGRAAEELVFGKISTGALSDLERTTKMAYSIVTVYGMNKEIGNVSFYDSKQSEYNFQKPYSDATAEKIDMEVKKIIDEAFERTKNLLIKHREHLEIIAKELLEKEILFQSDLERLIGKRPFAAQTTYQKFTNGQATTEKKEEGKGEGEAGGAKPEETPGAAQQDVVEQKDTGSSSS; encoded by the coding sequence ATGGCAGACAAAAAGAAAGATAATTTAATACCCCCACGCGGCCCCAAAGGCAATTACCAACTGTGGATAATCCTGGCCTTGGTGGCGGTAATACTTGCCGTAAGTTATTTCAACAGGTCCGGTGACCTTATTGAGATACAATCGAGCAAGTTTGAGGACATCGTGCAGCGCAGGGACGCCAAAAGCATAGTGGTGATCAAAAATGAAGATCTCGTGGAGATCACCCTCAAGCAGGAGGCATTGCAAAATTCCATTTATCGCAATGAACTGGAGAGCAGCAGCCCCTTTGGCGTAAACCCGGCCGGGCCACACTACAAAATGCGCATTGGCACCATCGACCAGTTTGCCAACTACTACAAAGAGATCACCGCCAAAATCCCCAAGGACGACCGCATCGATTTAAAATATGAAGAGCGTAGCGACTTTACCGGTATGCTGCTCAACTGGGGGTTTTTGTTCCTCTTGCTCTTCGGGTTTTGGATGCTCATGCGCAGGATGACCGGTGGCGGGGGCCCCGGGGGCCAGATATTCAACATCGGAAAATCCAAGGCGGCATTGTTCGATGCGGAAAACAAGGTAAAGATCACCTTTGAGGATGTGGCCGGGTTGGAAGAGGCCAAAGAAGAAGTCAGGGAGATAGTGGAGTTTTTGAAAAACCCCGGCAAGTTCACCAAGTTGGGTGGCAAAATACCAAAAGGCGCATTGCTGGTAGGCCCCCCGGGAACGGGCAAAACATTGTTGGCAAAAGCCGTGGCGGGCGAGGCCGCGGTGCCCTTCTTCTCCCTGTCGGGATCGGATTTTGTTGAAATGTTCGTGGGCGTGGGCGCGGCACGTGTCCGCGACTTGTTCAAACAAGCCAAGGAGAAAGCCCCTTGCATAATATTTATTGACGAGATCGATGCCATAGGTAGGTCCAGGGGGCGCGGCCAAATGCCGGGCTCAAATGACGAGCGCGAAAACACCCTTAACTCCCTCCTGGTGGAGATGGATGGTTTTGCCACCGATAGCGGGGTAATCATCCTGGCGGCCACCAACAGGCCTGACGTGCTCGACACTGCCCTGCTGCGCCCTGGGCGTTTCGACAGGCAAATCAGCATCGACAAACCGGACATCTCTGGCCGGGAGCAAATATTCAGGGTACACCTTAAGCCCATTAAGTTGGCCAAAGAGGTCGACTCCAAAAAATTGGCCGCCCAAACCCCCGGGTTTGCCGGGGCTGAAATTGCCAATGTGTGCAACGAAGCGGCCTTGATAGCGGCACGCAGGGACAAAAAGGAAGTGGACATGCAGGACTTCCAGGACGCCATCGACCGGGTGATTGGCGGGCTGGAAAGGAAAACCAAGATCATCTCACCGGAAGAAAAGTTGATCGTGGCCTACCACGAGGCAGGGCACGCGGTGGCGGGATGGTTTTTGGAACATGCCGACCCTTTGGTGAAAGTTAGCATCGTGCCCAGGGGCGCTGCCGCATTGGGCTACGCACAATACCTGCCCAAAGAGCAATTCCTATATCAGACCGAGCAACTGATGGACGAAATGTGCATGACCTTTGGGGGCCGGGCGGCCGAAGAACTGGTGTTTGGCAAAATCTCCACAGGCGCCTTAAGCGATTTGGAGCGCACCACCAAGATGGCCTACAGCATCGTGACGGTGTACGGCATGAACAAAGAAATTGGAAATGTTTCGTTCTATGACTCCAAGCAGTCAGAATACAATTTCCAAAAACCCTATTCCGATGCCACTGCGGAAAAGATTGACATGGAGGTAAAGAAAATCATAGACGAGGCCTTTGAAAGGACCAAAAACCTTCTTATCAAACACCGCGAACATCTCGAAATCATCGCCAAGGAACTGTTGGAAAAAGAAATATTGTTTCAATCCGACCTGGAGCGGCTCATTGGCAAAAGGCCATTTGCCGCCCAGACCACTTACCAAAAATTTACCAATGGGCAGGCCACCACTGAAAAGAAAGAAGAAGGAAAAGGGGAAGGGGAGGCCGGTGGCGCAAAACCGGAAGAAACCCCGGGGGCCGCGCAACAGGACGTAGTGGAACAAAAGGATACCGGTAGTTCCTCGAGCTAA
- the rsfS gene encoding ribosome silencing factor, protein MAKKKAECQSEVLSQTIVKGMQGKKASDIVVLDLRKAKNAVADFFVICSCNSARQLDAIADAIDELVFKTLKENPWHIEGKNNKEWMLLDYITVVAHIFQNERRAYYTLEKLWGDAKVTQVES, encoded by the coding sequence ATGGCCAAAAAAAAGGCGGAATGTCAGTCGGAGGTCTTGAGCCAGACGATAGTGAAGGGAATGCAAGGGAAAAAGGCCAGTGACATTGTGGTTTTGGACCTGAGAAAGGCAAAAAACGCGGTGGCCGATTTTTTTGTCATCTGTTCCTGCAATTCGGCACGGCAATTGGACGCCATTGCCGATGCCATTGATGAACTGGTTTTTAAAACCCTGAAAGAAAACCCCTGGCACATTGAGGGCAAAAACAATAAAGAATGGATGTTGCTCGACTATATCACCGTGGTGGCGCATATCTTTCAAAATGAAAGAAGGGCTTACTACACGTTGGAAAAATTATGGGGCGATGCAAAGGTGACCCAGGTTGAAAGCTAA
- a CDS encoding biotin--[acetyl-CoA-carboxylase] ligase: MGKKLVFVPECHSTNSLAQELGQKKELPEGTIVVTHHQSRGRGQQGNAWISEAGKNLTFSVVLKPTFLAIQDQFLLNMVASLGISGFVHHQLGRPVRVKWPNDVMLDDRKISGVLIENQIKGPVFTNSIMGIGLNVNQKGFLQGQAVSMNMVSGQDFDLQSVLEGVCLHLEKWYLRLKQKGAASVRQPYVDSLYAYNETRTFSSNGRQFEGIITGVDGHGRLAVKEGEETRLFNTKEIQLVF, encoded by the coding sequence ATGGGCAAAAAGCTGGTTTTTGTGCCAGAATGTCACTCCACCAATTCCCTTGCACAGGAATTGGGCCAAAAGAAGGAATTGCCCGAAGGCACCATCGTGGTCACCCACCACCAATCCCGGGGCAGGGGGCAGCAGGGCAATGCCTGGATATCCGAAGCAGGCAAAAACCTCACCTTCTCAGTGGTGTTGAAACCCACCTTTTTGGCCATACAAGACCAATTCCTTCTCAACATGGTGGCCTCCCTGGGCATAAGCGGCTTTGTCCACCATCAACTGGGGCGCCCTGTTCGGGTAAAATGGCCCAATGATGTAATGCTTGACGACCGCAAAATCAGCGGGGTGTTGATAGAAAACCAGATAAAAGGCCCTGTTTTTACCAATTCGATAATGGGCATTGGGCTTAATGTCAACCAAAAAGGCTTTCTCCAGGGCCAGGCGGTCTCCATGAATATGGTGTCAGGGCAGGATTTCGATCTGCAAAGCGTGCTGGAAGGCGTTTGCCTCCACCTGGAGAAATGGTATTTGAGGTTGAAGCAAAAGGGGGCAGCCAGCGTGAGGCAACCTTACGTGGACTCGTTGTATGCCTATAACGAAACCAGGACCTTTAGTTCCAACGGGCGCCAGTTTGAAGGGATTATTACGGGCGTGGACGGGCATGGACGGCTGGCGGTGAAAGAAGGGGAGGAAACCCGCCTCTTCAACACCAAAGAAATACAACTGGTCTTTTAG